One Nocardioidaceae bacterium SCSIO 66511 genomic window carries:
- a CDS encoding acyl-CoA dehydrogenase family protein: MKRYIYNDDHEAFRASCREFLDRHARPYVEEHLEARAIPREFWLEAGKQGFLGLEVPEEYGGSGAEDYRFNAVWAEELSKVNAALSSCVGIHADIVAPYLVDLCTEEQKQRWLPGVCSGEILTAIAMTEPSGGSDLAALKTTAVRDGDGWLINGSKTFITNGYSADLIVVAARTSPEKKAKGITLFAIEAGMSGFSRGRKLDKVGQTESDTAELFFEDVRVGPEQVVGEVDRGFIYMMERLPQERLGAGVSNIAHAAQILDETIEYAKDRKAFGQSIGAFQHNKFLLAELVTKIEVAQAFIDQCVEAHRRGDLTATDAAKAKWWAAEVQNAVLDDCVQLHGGYGFMNEYRVARAWRDARVTKIWAGSNEIMKELIGREIGF, translated from the coding sequence ATGAAGCGGTACATCTACAACGACGATCACGAGGCCTTTCGAGCATCCTGCCGGGAGTTCCTCGACCGGCACGCCCGGCCGTACGTCGAGGAGCACCTGGAAGCGCGGGCGATCCCGCGCGAGTTCTGGCTGGAGGCCGGTAAGCAGGGCTTCCTCGGGCTCGAGGTCCCCGAGGAGTACGGCGGTTCGGGCGCCGAGGACTATCGCTTCAACGCCGTGTGGGCCGAGGAGCTCAGCAAGGTCAACGCGGCGCTGTCGTCCTGCGTCGGTATCCACGCCGACATCGTCGCGCCGTACCTCGTCGATCTCTGCACCGAGGAGCAGAAGCAGCGCTGGCTACCGGGAGTCTGCTCGGGCGAGATCCTCACCGCCATCGCGATGACCGAGCCGTCCGGCGGCTCCGACCTCGCCGCGCTGAAGACCACGGCGGTGCGCGACGGCGACGGCTGGCTCATCAACGGCTCCAAGACGTTCATCACCAACGGCTACTCCGCCGACCTGATCGTCGTCGCCGCGCGTACCAGCCCGGAGAAGAAGGCCAAGGGCATCACGTTGTTCGCGATCGAGGCCGGCATGAGCGGCTTCTCCCGCGGACGCAAGCTCGACAAGGTCGGCCAGACCGAGTCCGACACCGCAGAGCTGTTCTTCGAGGACGTACGCGTCGGCCCGGAACAGGTCGTCGGCGAGGTCGACCGCGGGTTCATCTACATGATGGAGCGCCTTCCGCAGGAGCGCCTCGGTGCCGGCGTCTCGAACATCGCGCACGCCGCGCAGATCCTCGACGAGACGATTGAGTACGCGAAGGACCGCAAGGCGTTCGGCCAGTCGATCGGCGCCTTCCAGCACAATAAGTTCCTCCTTGCCGAGCTCGTCACCAAGATCGAGGTGGCACAGGCGTTCATCGACCAGTGCGTCGAGGCGCATCGCCGCGGCGACCTGACCGCGACCGATGCGGCGAAGGCCAAGTGGTGGGCCGCCGAGGTGCAGAACGCCGTCCTCGACGACTGTGTGCAGCTGCACGGGGGCTACGGGTTCATGAACGAATATCGCGTGGCACGTGCCTGGCGAGATGCCCGCGTGACCAAGATCTGGGCCGGTTCGAACGAGATCATGAAGGAGCTCATCGGTCGCGAGATCGGCTTCTGA
- a CDS encoding acetyl-CoA C-acetyltransferase, which yields MPEAVIVSAARSPIGRANKGSLKDLRPDDLAAAMVKAALDKVPQLDPHEIEDLMLGCGLPGGEQGFNMARIVAVLLGLDDVPGTTITRYCSSSLQTTRMAYHAIKAGEGDVFISAGVEAVSRFAKGNSDYIPGQDIKNPLLADAMARTERFAAGGQTWVDPRENADLPDAYIAMGQTAENLAQLEGITRAEQDEFGVRSQNLAEKAIADGFWQRDITPVTTPDGTVVTADDGPRAGVTLEKVSELKPVFRPDGTVTAGNCCPLNDGAAALVVMSDTRAAELGITPLARIVSTGVTALSPEIMGFGPVEASKQALARAGMTIDDIDLVEINEAFAAQVIPSARALDIDLDKLNVNGGAIAVGHPFGMTGARITSTLINSLAFHDKQFGLETMCVGGGQGMAMVLERLS from the coding sequence ATGCCCGAAGCAGTCATCGTCTCCGCTGCTCGCTCGCCGATCGGTCGCGCGAACAAGGGATCACTGAAGGACCTGCGTCCCGACGACCTCGCCGCGGCGATGGTCAAGGCGGCGCTCGACAAGGTCCCACAACTCGATCCGCATGAGATCGAGGACCTCATGCTGGGCTGTGGGCTCCCAGGGGGCGAACAGGGCTTCAACATGGCGCGCATCGTCGCCGTGCTGCTCGGCCTCGACGACGTACCGGGCACGACGATCACCCGGTACTGCTCGTCGAGCCTGCAGACGACGCGGATGGCCTACCACGCGATCAAGGCGGGGGAGGGAGACGTGTTCATCTCCGCCGGAGTCGAGGCGGTGAGCCGATTCGCCAAGGGCAACAGCGACTACATCCCCGGCCAGGACATCAAGAACCCGTTGTTGGCCGACGCCATGGCGCGTACCGAACGCTTTGCTGCCGGCGGACAGACCTGGGTCGATCCGCGCGAGAACGCCGACCTTCCCGACGCGTACATCGCGATGGGGCAGACCGCAGAGAATCTCGCCCAGCTCGAGGGCATCACGCGTGCGGAGCAGGACGAGTTCGGCGTACGAAGCCAGAACCTCGCCGAGAAGGCGATCGCCGACGGGTTCTGGCAGCGCGACATCACACCGGTGACGACTCCCGACGGCACGGTCGTCACGGCAGACGACGGGCCGCGGGCCGGCGTCACGCTGGAGAAGGTCTCCGAGCTCAAGCCGGTGTTCCGTCCCGACGGCACCGTCACCGCGGGCAACTGCTGTCCGTTGAACGACGGTGCGGCGGCACTCGTCGTGATGAGCGATACGCGCGCTGCCGAGCTCGGGATCACCCCACTCGCCCGGATCGTGTCGACGGGTGTGACGGCATTGTCGCCGGAGATCATGGGTTTCGGCCCGGTCGAGGCGTCCAAGCAGGCTCTTGCCCGCGCGGGGATGACCATCGACGACATCGACCTGGTCGAGATCAACGAGGCGTTCGCGGCGCAGGTGATTCCCTCGGCCCGGGCCCTCGATATCGACCTGGACAAGCTCAACGTCAACGGCGGCGCGATCGCGGTCGGGCATCCGTTCGGGATGACCGGAGCCCGGATCACCAGCACGCTGATCAATTCGCTTGCGTTCCACGATAAGCAGTTCGGCCTCGAGACCATGTGCGTCGGCGGGGGCCAGGGGATGGCGATGGTGCTGGAGCGCCTGTCTTGA
- a CDS encoding SDR family oxidoreductase: MSEETRSAARFAGRVALVTGASRGIGLAIAHRLVDEGARVCITARKPGPLAEAVESLGGADHAMGIAGKADDPTHQQQVVEEVVATYGRLDHLVNNTGINPAYGPMIDVDLGAVAKIFQVNVVAALAWTQRAYAVWMREHGGSVVNVASVAGIKPAPGMGAYGASKRALMHVTEELGLELAPRVRVNSVAPAVVKTDFAKLLYEGKETDVVDGYPMGRLGAPTDIASAVAFLLSDEASWVTGQNIVLDGGMTLTGGV, encoded by the coding sequence TTGAGCGAAGAGACACGTTCGGCAGCGCGCTTTGCGGGCCGAGTGGCGCTGGTGACGGGTGCGAGCCGGGGCATCGGGCTCGCGATCGCTCACCGTCTCGTCGACGAAGGCGCACGGGTGTGCATCACTGCGCGCAAACCTGGTCCGCTTGCGGAGGCGGTCGAGTCGCTCGGCGGCGCCGACCACGCGATGGGCATCGCCGGCAAGGCCGACGACCCGACGCATCAACAGCAGGTCGTCGAGGAGGTCGTCGCCACGTACGGGCGGCTCGACCACCTCGTCAACAACACGGGTATCAACCCTGCGTACGGTCCGATGATCGACGTCGATCTCGGCGCGGTCGCGAAGATCTTCCAGGTCAATGTCGTCGCGGCCCTCGCCTGGACGCAACGTGCGTACGCCGTCTGGATGCGCGAGCACGGCGGCTCCGTCGTCAACGTCGCATCGGTTGCGGGGATCAAGCCCGCACCGGGTATGGGTGCGTACGGTGCGTCCAAGCGTGCCTTGATGCACGTGACCGAGGAGCTTGGGTTGGAACTCGCCCCGCGCGTACGAGTCAACTCGGTCGCACCCGCGGTCGTGAAAACCGACTTCGCCAAGCTGTTGTACGAGGGCAAGGAAACCGACGTCGTCGACGGATACCCGATGGGTCGACTCGGTGCACCTACCGACATCGCGTCGGCCGTGGCCTTCCTGCTGTCCGACGAGGCGTCCTGGGTGACCGGTCAGAACATCGTCCTCGATGGCGGTATGACGCTGACGGGCGGCGTCTGA
- a CDS encoding GNAT family N-acetyltransferase yields the protein MPQPTLRTERLLLVPLADRHLELEVELDSDAEVLRYLFGRARSRDEVVTSHARRMAHGREADGLGFWIAYRGDDRAPANEGLGEFIGLMMLPRAHGPDQPDDPTVADLGYRIARRHWRQGFAREASTVLLRHAFETVGMNRVIAQTMAVNAGSRGVMRSLGMRYVRTYHPTWDEPLPGADQGEVEYELTRADWQALRSA from the coding sequence ATGCCTCAACCGACCCTGCGCACCGAGCGACTGCTTCTCGTACCTCTCGCCGACCGCCACCTGGAGCTCGAGGTCGAGCTCGACTCCGACGCCGAGGTGCTTCGCTACCTCTTCGGACGTGCGCGTTCTCGCGACGAGGTGGTCACGTCGCATGCACGCCGGATGGCGCATGGGCGTGAAGCCGACGGGCTCGGGTTCTGGATCGCATACCGCGGCGACGATCGGGCACCCGCGAACGAAGGCCTGGGGGAGTTCATCGGCCTGATGATGCTGCCGCGTGCGCACGGGCCCGACCAGCCGGACGACCCGACTGTCGCGGATCTCGGCTACCGCATCGCCCGCAGGCACTGGCGTCAGGGATTCGCTCGCGAGGCGTCGACGGTGCTGCTGCGACACGCCTTCGAGACCGTCGGGATGAACCGCGTGATCGCGCAGACGATGGCCGTCAACGCCGGATCCCGAGGCGTCATGCGCAGTCTCGGCATGCGCTACGTGCGTACATACCACCCGACGTGGGACGAGCCACTGCCCGGCGCGGACCAGGGCGAGGTCGAGTACGAGCTGACGCGAGCTGATTGGCAGGCACTGAGATCGGCGTAA
- a CDS encoding VOC family protein, with the protein MGTVTVRYIVHDVDEAIAFYRDRLGFAEVMHPAPSFAMLAYDDLRLALSSPSGRGGGGQAMSDGTVPEPGGWNRFSLPVDDLDRMVSQLDAAGVRRRSEIIEGVAGRQVLVNDPSGNPVELFEANES; encoded by the coding sequence ATGGGCACCGTGACGGTCCGCTACATCGTGCACGACGTCGACGAGGCGATCGCGTTCTACCGCGATCGGCTCGGGTTCGCGGAGGTCATGCATCCCGCACCGTCGTTCGCGATGCTCGCGTACGACGACCTGCGCCTCGCCTTGAGCTCGCCGAGCGGGCGTGGCGGCGGGGGCCAGGCGATGTCCGACGGCACGGTTCCCGAGCCCGGCGGCTGGAACAGATTCTCGCTTCCCGTGGACGATCTGGACCGGATGGTCTCGCAGTTGGACGCGGCGGGAGTACGCCGGCGCAGCGAGATCATCGAAGGTGTGGCCGGTAGGCAGGTGCTCGTGAACGACCCGAGCGGGAACCCGGTCGAGCTGTTCGAGGCGAACGAGTCCTGA
- a CDS encoding beta-lactamase family protein, which translates to MKSLQQIDQWPVDNASAAIVARDGEVLGTHGDIGRVYPLASVTKLLTAYAVHIAIEEGAFELDDAAGPSGSTVRHLLAHASGLDFDSDEVRAAPGDRRIYSNTGFAVLARTLTRRSEIEFADYLHEAVLAPLGMTSSALEGSAGAGARSSLADLARFAAELQRPTLLDPSTLAAATRVEFPGLDGVLPGFGRQRPNDWGLGFELRDGKNPHWTGGSSSPETFGHFGQSGTFLWVDPRAGAACVVLTDRDFGPWAAEAWPVLTDAILAELHG; encoded by the coding sequence GTGAAGAGCCTGCAGCAGATCGACCAGTGGCCCGTCGACAACGCGTCCGCGGCCATCGTTGCTCGCGACGGCGAGGTGCTGGGTACCCACGGCGATATCGGCCGGGTGTATCCGTTGGCCTCGGTGACGAAGCTGCTCACCGCGTACGCGGTGCACATCGCGATCGAGGAGGGCGCCTTCGAACTGGACGACGCAGCCGGTCCGAGCGGTTCGACGGTACGACATCTGCTGGCGCACGCGTCCGGGCTCGACTTCGACTCCGACGAGGTACGCGCGGCACCGGGCGATCGCAGAATCTACTCCAACACCGGCTTCGCTGTGCTCGCTCGGACGCTCACCCGGCGCTCCGAGATCGAGTTCGCGGACTATCTGCACGAGGCCGTGCTCGCCCCGTTGGGGATGACCTCGTCGGCGCTCGAGGGGTCCGCGGGCGCGGGCGCTCGATCGAGCCTCGCCGACCTCGCACGATTCGCCGCCGAGCTGCAACGGCCGACACTGCTCGACCCCAGTACGCTCGCTGCCGCGACCCGAGTGGAGTTCCCCGGGCTCGACGGCGTGCTCCCCGGCTTCGGTCGACAGCGCCCCAACGACTGGGGCCTCGGGTTCGAGCTCCGCGACGGCAAGAACCCGCACTGGACGGGAGGATCGAGCTCACCGGAGACCTTCGGCCACTTCGGCCAGTCGGGAACCTTCCTGTGGGTGGATCCCCGTGCCGGTGCGGCCTGTGTCGTACTCACCGACCGCGACTTCGGACCATGGGCCGCAGAAGCCTGGCCGGTCCTGACCGACGCGATCCTCGCCGAGCTGCACGGCTGA
- a CDS encoding acyl-CoA thioesterase: MRHLYRCPLRWADMDALGHVNNVRYVDYLQEARVDLLRLHGRSALGEELAEGIVVVQHDIEFLAPLSYRPEPVSIESWVTRISAATFTLAYEIFDEHDGERRVYARATTLLSPFVFAAERPRRLTPDEKQLLGRFLEEEVADA; this comes from the coding sequence GTGCGACATCTCTATCGCTGTCCGTTGCGTTGGGCCGACATGGATGCACTCGGACATGTCAACAACGTCCGTTACGTCGACTACCTGCAAGAGGCTCGCGTCGACCTGCTGCGGTTGCACGGCAGGTCCGCTCTCGGGGAAGAGCTTGCCGAGGGGATCGTCGTCGTGCAGCACGACATCGAGTTCCTTGCCCCGCTTTCGTACCGGCCCGAGCCGGTGTCCATCGAGTCGTGGGTGACGCGGATCAGCGCGGCGACCTTCACTCTCGCGTACGAGATCTTCGACGAGCACGACGGCGAGCGACGCGTGTATGCGAGAGCGACCACGCTCCTCTCGCCGTTCGTGTTCGCGGCCGAACGCCCACGCCGCCTGACGCCCGACGAGAAGCAGCTGCTCGGGCGGTTCCTGGAGGAGGAGGTCGCCGATGCCTGA
- a CDS encoding acyl-CoA thioesterase produces the protein MPDARPEPHRYECWVRWSDVDAYGHVNNVMYFEYFQEARIMAMAEAASADEVLGFVVARTVVDYRRPVMFRAEPYVIETRATRIGTSSFDLEAVITDGAESLARSRTTVVAFDAAAQRSRPLRDVERAGVTRILEQR, from the coding sequence ATGCCTGACGCACGACCTGAACCGCACCGCTACGAGTGCTGGGTGCGTTGGTCCGACGTCGATGCGTACGGACACGTGAACAACGTCATGTACTTCGAGTACTTCCAAGAGGCCCGGATCATGGCGATGGCCGAGGCAGCATCCGCCGACGAGGTGTTGGGTTTCGTGGTCGCCCGGACCGTCGTCGACTACCGGCGGCCGGTGATGTTCCGCGCGGAGCCGTACGTGATCGAGACCCGGGCGACCCGCATCGGTACGTCGTCGTTCGACCTCGAAGCCGTGATCACCGATGGCGCGGAATCACTTGCGCGCTCGCGGACGACCGTGGTCGCCTTCGACGCGGCCGCGCAGCGCTCGCGGCCGCTACGCGACGTCGAGCGCGCGGGGGTCACGAGGATTCTGGAGCAGCGTTGA
- a CDS encoding globin, which produces MSSTEAAGQTFYDAIGGHETIKRIVDRFYEGVESDPVLRPLYPEEDLGPANRRFRMFLEQYWGGPTTYSQERGHPRLRMRHAPFAVTPEAKDRWLVHFRAGLDEVALPPDLDAQFWEYVNHAAMFMVNAAPESS; this is translated from the coding sequence GATGCGATCGGCGGGCACGAGACGATCAAGCGAATCGTCGATCGCTTCTACGAGGGCGTCGAGTCCGATCCGGTCCTACGCCCGCTCTATCCTGAAGAGGATCTCGGCCCCGCCAACCGGCGGTTCCGGATGTTCCTCGAGCAGTACTGGGGCGGCCCGACCACGTACTCCCAGGAGCGCGGCCATCCGCGGCTGCGCATGCGCCACGCGCCGTTCGCGGTGACGCCCGAGGCGAAGGACCGCTGGCTGGTTCACTTCCGCGCCGGCCTCGACGAGGTCGCGCTGCCACCGGACCTCGACGCGCAGTTCTGGGAGTACGTGAACCACGCGGCGATGTTCATGGTCAACGCTGCTCCAGAATCCTCGTGA